The Anabaena sp. PCC 7108 region GCTCATGATCTTCCATTAAATACACTACCAAACCGTTATCCAGTACAAACCGTTCATACTTAGGTAACTTAATTTCCGGTAAAGGTGCAAACTGTAAATCACTGTAATGTTTTGCTGCTGCTGTCGCCGCCCAAGAAAAATTAAACGTTAACAGTAAAGCAATCACCAAAGCCGAAACAAACCGCCAACTCTTGGAAAACTTCAATTTCTTACCCTTCATCTTTCTACTCTTGTTCTATTAGAAGAATATGGATGAAATGAACCGCGAAGGCGCGAAGGACGCGAAGAAAGAAAGAAGGAAAGAAGGAAAGAAGGAAGATTCAGTAATCTTACACTGGGAAGGGAGTAACAAGGCTTACGCAAAATCTCTTTTCAGCCCTCTTATCTTTGCGATCTTTGCGTCTTTGCGGTTTATTCTTCCGTATATCACTGCGTAACAGCTTATCTAAGTACCCAATTAGCAATCCTTATGATTGCTTCGACAACAACTTACCAACCGTCCGATTTTCCGGCGTAAATGTCGTTTGCGCTACCCGCTGAATATCCGCAGGAGTAACCGCCGCAATGTCATCTAACTGCTTAAACAAATTCCGCCAAGAACCAGTTTTTACTTCATATTCCAATAGTTGCTGCGCCATTCCCATATTGGAATCTAGACTTCGCAATAAACTAGCCCTCGCTTGAGTCTTAACGCGCTGTAACTCAATATCCGTGACAGGCTGGGTTTTCAAACTCTCAATTTCCTGCTTTAAAGCCACCGCCAATTCATCAACTGTGTGACCGGGAGCAGTGAGAGCATAAAATAACATCAAATTGGGGTATTTATCCCCCGGAAAGCCGCTGGAACCTTGAGCAGCTAGAGCTAAACGCTGTTTTTCTACCAATGACTTATACAATCTTGAGGTGCGTCCATCACTCAATAAACTACCAATAATTTCATAAACTGCATTATCAGGATGAGTAACTGCTGGACGGTGATAACCTTCTAAATACCAAGGTTGAGAAGGTAGTTGTAAGGTAAGTTCCCTGGTTTCGGTTTGCTTTGGTTCTGTGGGAATTTTGGGCTGGGCTTTAGGTTTAGCTTGATAACGCCCAAAGTAAACTTGTGCTAATTTTTTTACCTCAGTCGGGTTAACATCGCCGACAATAGCGATCGTTAAGTTGCTGGGGACATAGTAATTGTCAAAAAATTGCCTGACATTTTGCGGTGTTAAATTACGAATATCTTCGTCGTAACCAATCACCGGTCGTCTGTAGGGATGGACTTTGAAAGCAGTATCGATAAATTTCTCAATCATTAAGCCGATAGGAGAGTTTTCTACTCGCATTCGGCGTTCTTCCAAAATTACATCTTTTTCTTTATAAAACTCCCGAAAGACAGGTTCTAAAAATCGATCTGATTCCAGAGACATCCACAATTCCAACTTATTAGCAGGAAAACTGTAAAAATAACGGGTTGCTTCCCCTGATGTATTGGCGTTTAAGCCTACTCCTCCCGCTTGCTCAACAATTTGCCCCATTTCGTTTTGTTTAACTAATTTGAGGGCTTGAGTTTCTACTGATTTAAACTCAGTTTGTAATTTTGCTAAATCATCTTTTTTTCCTTGGGCTTTAGCAATCCTAACTTGGCTGTCTAATTGTTCTAATTGGTCTAGTAGTGGTTTTTCGGCTTGATAATCTGTAGTACCAATGCGTTTTGTGCCTTTAAATGCTAAATGCTCTAGAAAGTGTGCGACACCAGTTTGTCCATCTGGTTCATCTATGCCACCAACATCAGCATAGGTAAGAAAGGAAACTACAGGCGCTTGATGTCTTTCTAAAACAATAAATTTCAACCCATTATCGAGACGAAACTCTGTTAACTGCTTAATTACTCGATCTAAATAAGGTTGAATTGATGTTTGCTTGGGTTGTAGCGCTGTAGCGATTTCTGGCATTAACCCCCAACAACATATCATTATCGCCAAAGCAGTGGCAAACAGACGACGAAAGACTGGAGGCTGGGATAATTGATTGGATGATTGAGAGTGGGATTTGTTAGCACTACCGATGAACCAATCCAAAATCCAAAGTCGTTCGACTGACTTGTACTGAGCCTTGTCGAAGTAGCGCTTAAGCCGAAATCCAAAATCTAAAATTGCCTGATTCATAAGCAAAAATTAAAGTAAATTTACACTTCTTGAGAAATAAGCTAATTAGCAAACAGAGCGTTAATGTTGTATTAAGCTTTCTCTGCTTTTTGT contains the following coding sequences:
- a CDS encoding pitrilysin family protein, giving the protein MNQAILDFGFRLKRYFDKAQYKSVERLWILDWFIGSANKSHSQSSNQLSQPPVFRRLFATALAIMICCWGLMPEIATALQPKQTSIQPYLDRVIKQLTEFRLDNGLKFIVLERHQAPVVSFLTYADVGGIDEPDGQTGVAHFLEHLAFKGTKRIGTTDYQAEKPLLDQLEQLDSQVRIAKAQGKKDDLAKLQTEFKSVETQALKLVKQNEMGQIVEQAGGVGLNANTSGEATRYFYSFPANKLELWMSLESDRFLEPVFREFYKEKDVILEERRMRVENSPIGLMIEKFIDTAFKVHPYRRPVIGYDEDIRNLTPQNVRQFFDNYYVPSNLTIAIVGDVNPTEVKKLAQVYFGRYQAKPKAQPKIPTEPKQTETRELTLQLPSQPWYLEGYHRPAVTHPDNAVYEIIGSLLSDGRTSRLYKSLVEKQRLALAAQGSSGFPGDKYPNLMLFYALTAPGHTVDELAVALKQEIESLKTQPVTDIELQRVKTQARASLLRSLDSNMGMAQQLLEYEVKTGSWRNLFKQLDDIAAVTPADIQRVAQTTFTPENRTVGKLLSKQS